A region of Salmo salar chromosome ssa17, Ssal_v3.1, whole genome shotgun sequence DNA encodes the following proteins:
- the cbr1 gene encoding carbonyl reductase [NADPH] 1: protein MPKVALVTGSNKGIGFAIVRSLCKQFNGDVFLSSRDAGRGTAAVESLNSEGLKPLFQQLDINDPESVRAARDFFNEKYGGLDVLINNAGIAFKNADTTPFGTQAEVTLKTNFFATRDMCNEFLPIIKPGGRVVNVSSVMSSIALNRCSPELQARFRSNDITEEELVGLMERFVQEAQAGAHSQGGWPDTAYGVSKTGLTVLSRIHARKLGHERPADQILLNACCPGWVRTDMAGPNATKSPDEGAITPVYLALLPAGAGEPQGQFVMDKKVHPW from the exons ATGCCAAAAGTTGCACTGGTGACTGGTTCCAATAAGGGGATTGGATTTGCAATTGTGCGGTCGCTTTGCAAGCAATTCAATGGGGATGTTTTCCTCAGTAGCCGGGATGCTGGCCGTGGAACAGCGGCTGTGGAGAGCCTGAATTCTGAAGGGCTGAAACCCCTCTTCCAACAGCTTGACATCAACGACCCAGAAAGTGTGCGCGCGGCCCGAGATTTCTTCAATGAGAAATATGGTGGCCTTGATGTGCTCATTAACAATGCTGGGATTGCCTTTAAAA ACGCTGATACTACACCCTTTGGAACCCAAGCTGAGGTGACTCTCAAAACTAACTTCTTTGCCACAAGAGACATGTGCAATGAGTTTCTCCCCATCATCAAACCAGGAG gGAGGGTGGTGAACGTGTCTAGTGTTATGAGCTCCATCGCCCTGAACCGCTGCAGCCCTGAACTCCAGGCCCGGTTCCGCAGCAATGACATCACAGAGGAGGAGCTGGTGGGGCTGATGGAGAGGTTTGTCCAGGAGGCCCAGGCAGGGGCGCACTCCCAGGGGGGCTGGCCCGACACAGCCTACGGTGTGTCCAAAACAGGCCTCACCGTGCTCTCCAGGATCCATGCCCGCAAGCTGGGGCATGAGAGACCAGCTGATCAGATCCTTCTGAATGCGTGCTGCCCGGGCTGGGTGAGGACCGATATGGCTGGGCCCAACGCCACCAAGTCACCTGACGAGGGTGCCATCACCCCCGTTTACCTGGCCCTGCTTCCTGCGGGGGCTGGGGAGCCGCAGGGACAGTTTGTGATGGACAAGAAGGTCCATCCGTGGTGA